From Halorientalis litorea:
ACATCGACGTGGCAGAAGTGACGATGATAGAGCGCGTCTTCGACCTCGACGACATCTTGGTGCGGGAGGTCATGGTCCCACGGCCGGACGTGGTGAGCGTTCCGGCGGACGCCACGCTCTCCGACCTCCATGCGGTCGTCTTGGAGGCCGGACACACGCGCTATCCGGTCCTCGATGCCGAGGAGGGCGACCAAGCGGTCGGATTCGTCGACGTCAAGGACGTGTTGCGAGCGGAAGTGGACAACGGGGACGCCGAGCGAGTCGATGACCTCGCCCGCGAGATTCTCGTCGTCCCGGAGACGATGACCATCAGGGACCTCCTGATACAGTTCAGGGAGGACCGACAGCAGATGGCCGCAGTCATCGACGAGTGGGGTGTATTCGAGGGAATCGCAACGGTCGAGGACATCGTCGAAGCACTCGTCGGTGACCTTCGGGATGGGTTCGACCTCGACGAGCGTGAACCCTCGATACGCCGGCGGGACGACGAAGGATACGACATCGACGGCGGCGTCCAACTGTCGAAAGTGAACGACACCCTCGCGGGCGACTTCGAGAGCGAGGAGGTCGAAACGATGGGCGGACTGGTGCTCGGACACCTCAACCGCGCGCCGGAACTCGGTGACCGCGTCGAAGTCGCCGGGCACGTCGTCGAGGTGACGGGCGTCGAGGGGACCCGAATTTCGACGGTGTGGGTCCACGAGAGCGAGACCGACGACCCGGCGGTGGAGTGAGCGGGTGTCCTGACTCCCTCGTCTGGGCCCGTCCGACCGCACACCCCCGTCTACCTTTAGAACGGGGTGCCGAACTGGCCACTCGGTTTGTCCGCAGACTCAGCGGTGTGATTCGACTTTGATGACCGGGTCCCCGCTCTGGTCGGCAACGATAGTTACCATCGACGAATCTGCCTCGAACTGGAGGCTCATCTTGAGATTACTCTCGTTGAACAGGCCGTCCAGTGCGTCCGTGTTGATATCTTCACTAATACGCCACTGTTGTTCGAGCACATTCTCGTCGTGAGCTCTTGCAACCGCCGTCACGACTGACGTGCTTAGCTCTTCACCACCCGCTGGTTCGTAGTAAGAATCTTGCGTGTCTCCCATACTCCCAAATTCGACTATCCGTCCAAATGACTTATCGCCATTATATATCACGGAAGTTGCCGTACTGACCGGCTCAGCTATATTCGTGGACAGTCGGTAGTTCACCGATGCGACCCCTCCCTCAAAGCCGCAGGCTACAGCGCGCACGCGCCGTAGTGCGGCGCGATTCGATGGGCCTTGGCGGATCCGCAATCTGCAGGGCCGTGAGCCAGTAGTTTCGAGTGGATTGAGAGCCTGAGACAGCAACTCTAGCCGCGCATCTGGAGAGTGGCTATCGACTACCCGGTGCCTCGGATTGTCGTTCCGCCAGAAACGCCGACGCACGCTCCCGACCCAGCGTCATCAACTCGTCGAGGAAGGCCGGGTCACGGTCGACCTTCGTCGAACAGTGGAACCGTTCGCCCATCTCGATGCGGTGGACCTCGGTCGTCGAGAACTGGTCGGCCGGGAGGTGGCCCTCCCTGACCCACTCGTTGACGCGTCCGATGAACCGCAACTCCTGGTTGAGCGAGATGTTGCCCGAGAGTTCATTGCGGCGGTCCGCGATGACGTCTATCGTCGTCGGTTCTCCCTCGAACTCCTGGGGGTTGATTTGGACGACCCAGAGTTCGTCGGGTTTGCGCTCCGGTGGGACCGCCATGAGGTCGTCGACGGGTGGGTTCTGGGAGAACAAGCCGTCCCAGTGGAAGTGGCCGTTGATTTCGACGGCCTCGAAGAGGTTGGGGACGGCGGCCGACGCCAGCACCGCGTCGGTGGTGACGTCCTCGTTCGTGAACGTCTCGAAGACGCCGGCGTTGACGTTGACCGTCCCGACGACCAGTTCCGGGGCGTCGGCGGTACACAGGTCCGCGATGGCGTCGAAGTCGAGGTGGCGTTCGAGCGTCTCGGTAATCTCTTCTTTCCCGACTTCGGGGCCGGGAATCTGGTACGGGCTGAGCGATGGCAACGGAAAGCCGGTGCTCTCGAGTCGGCTCACGCCCGTCACCCACTGGTTCAGCATCTTATCCGACCAGCTATCGGCGGCGAGGTCGTCCCAGATGGCGTCGAGGATGTCGACGGCCGTCTCGTGGTCGCCGGTGACGATACCGTACCACGCCGCCAGCGCGTTGTAGGCACCGCCGGACGTGCCGCTGATTCCGACGAGTTCGTACTCGTCGTCCCATTCCTCGAGGAGCTGCTGAAGGACGCCAGCAGTGAACGCGGTGTGACTCCCACCGCCTTGGCAAGCGATGGCGACGTTCGTGGTGTCCTCGCCGTCGGCTGTCTCGCCTGTGGCCTCACTCATAGGTGTGGGTGTAGCCGCCGTCGAACAGCAGGTCGGCACCGTTCAGGTGGGCGGCGTGACTGGAGAAGCCGAACGTGAAGAGGTTCGCCACCTCCGCAGGGGTCATCATCTCCTTGGTGCGGGCCTGGCCGAGCATCACGTCCTCGACGACTGCCTGCTCGGAGATGTCCCGCTCCACGGCCGTGTCCTGAATCTGGTTGACCATCAGCGGGGTCAAGACGTACCCGACCGAGACCGAAAAGCCACGGAGCGTGCCGTCGCCCTCGGCCGCAATCGCACGGGTCAGTCCCGTGATGCCGTGTTTGGCGGTGATGTAGGCGGGCTTGTCCTTCGTCGCGTAGTGGCCGTGGACCGAGGACATGTTCGCGATTGCCCCGTGCCCGTCGTCCGTCCCGCGGATGTACGGCATCGTCTCCTGTGCCATTTTGAAGGGCGAACGGAGCATGATGTCGGTCAGGAGGTCGTACTTTTCCATCGGGAACTCGGGGATGCTCGCGATGTGTTGCATCCCGGCGATGTTGGCGACGAACCGAAGGTCACCCTCGGCGGCGGCGGTTTCCGCGACCGCCGCCACGTCCTCGTCGTCCGTGAGGTCGCTCTCGACGGCGTGAATCGGTCCCGACGCGCCGAGGTCGTCCGCGATGGCTTTCGTCTCGTTCAGGCCGTCCTCGTCGATGTCCGCGCCGACGACGGTGAGGCCGTTGGCCGCCAGGCCGACGGCCGTCGCCCGGCCGATGCCCGAGGCCGCCCCCGTCACGATGGCGACGGTCCCGTCGTGGAAGTACGGGTCCTCGAGGACGAGCAGGTCGTCTCGCGTCAGTTCGGGCGCGCTGAGGTCGAAGTCGTCGGTCATTCGTGACTCTACCGAACAGACCCGTCCCGCGCGGATAACGTCATCTCACCCCCGGGTAACCCGGTCACTGGAGGGGAAGCAAGGAGAAACCGACGACGCCCTCGTGATGTACGACCGCGAGACCGACTCCGAGTGGCGACAGCCGTCGGGCGAGTGCCTCGCCGGCGCGTTCGAGGGCCGTCGGCTCACGACGGTTCTGACGGCGACGGCCACGTGGGCCGAGTTCGCGGACGCTTATACCGACGGCGTCGTCCTCCAGCCGGTCCGCGGCGGCGACGGTCCCGGGGACCGGTCGCCGGCCGCCGGGTCACCCCTGCAGCGTCACGAGGCCGCCGTCGAAGGGGTTCCGGTAGTCGATACCGGCCCGCCGGAACACGACGGCCGGGAGGCCGATGTCCGCGAGCAGGAGGCAGTACTGGTCGGGGGTCAGTCCGGTCTTCGGCAGCGCGAGCGTCACGGTCAGGTCGGGGCGGACGTGCGGGCCGGGGGCGTCGCCCGTCGTCGCGTCCACGCCCGAGGGCACGTCCAGCGAGACGACTGGCCCGTCGTCGGCGAGTGCCGTCGCCATCTCGGCGGCCGTGCCGCCCAGCGGTCCCGTCAGCCCGTAGCCGACCAGCGCGTCCACGACCGGTCCCGACGCCGGAACCGCGTCCGGGCCGACGGTCACGGGCACGTCCATCGCGGACAGGATGCCGTGCTGGTGGGCCGCCGCGCCCTCCAGTTCGTCGGGGCTCCGGTCCGTGACCACCCGGACCTCGCGGCCGCGGTTGGCGAGGTGGCGAGCGCAGACGAGGCCGCCTCCGCCGTTCCCGCCGTTTCCCGCGAGCACCGTCACGGGGCCGTCGGTGGCGTACCGGACCGCCCGGGCGAGGCCACGGCCGGCGTTCTCCATCATCTGGAGGAGGGTCACGCCCACGTCCGCGACGGCCACGCGGTCCACCTCGCGCATCTCGGCGGCGGTGACGGCGGGAACGTCGCCGCCCGGAGTCCGGAACGTCTCTGACACACTCGCCGGTTCCTCGGCCACGCACCTAAGCCTGCCCCGACCCGCGGCTCACCGGGTTACTGCGGCGTGAGCTACGGTTTTTCCGCCCGGCGTGGAACCAGGGGCCATGACGCGCGTGGACTTGCTCGACATCGACGACATCCCCGAGGAGTACCACTACCTGTTCACCGACGAGTATCTCGGGGACCGGCACATCTTCCGGGCCTGGGCGCACAACCCCGACGTGCTGGAAGCGACCTTGGAGTACCTGAACACGCTCTACGACCAGTTGACGCCGCGCCGGAAGGAACTGGTCATCCTGACCGTGGCGTGGACTCGCGGGGCTCGGTACGAGTGGCACCAGCACGTCGACATCGCCCGCGAGAAAGGTGTCGCAACCGACGAGATGCGGGCCATCGGCGGCGGCGACTTCTCCGCGTTCCCCGAGGCGGAGTTCGTCCTCTGTCAGTACGCCGAAGCCGTGGCGACCGGGGAGGTGACCGACCAGATTCACGCCGCGCTGGCACGCCACTACGACCCGAGCGAGATCGTCGCCGTCGGATTGCTCGTGGACTTCTACGTCGGACTCTGCAACTACGTCGCCTCGGTCGAGTTGCCCTTCGAGGGCGGCGAGTTCGTCGGGTGGACGCCCGAGGACGAAACCGTCGCCGAGCTGTTCGGATGAGACGGCGACTGGTCGGCGGCGCGCTGGTCACTGTCGGCGTCGCCGTCACGGCCGGGACGGCACTCGGCGCGACAGGCGGCGGTGTGCCCGTCCCCGCCGGGTTCCCGGTGGACCGCTTTCTCGCTCACTGGTGGGTGTTCCCCGCCTCGATAGCCTTCTCGACGGTCGCGCTGGCCTCGGGCGTGTCGGGGGCACTCTTCTTCAGCCCCTTCTTCCTGCTCGGCGTCGGCCTGACGCCCTCCCAGGCCATCGGCGCGGGACTGCTGACGGAGGTGTTCGGGATGGGCAACGGCTTGCGCTCGTACGTCAAACAGCGGGTCGTGGACTTCCAGACCGCGAAGTGGTTGCTGGTCGGGGCGGTCCCCGCCGTGGTCGTCGGCGCGTTCGCCGCTCACTTCGTCGACCCGGACGTTCTGAAGGCGATTTTCGGCGTCGGCCTGCTCGTCCTCGGGGGCTTTCTGGTCTACTACGACCCGGCCGAGGAGTGTGTCCCCGGGGAGTGTGAAGGCGAGTACCTCCGGCGGAAGAACACCGGCCGCGGGACGAC
This genomic window contains:
- a CDS encoding hemolysin family protein, with translation MVNVALSAAQLVLALVLVVLNGFFVAAEFAFVRIRGTSVDQLAEERRPGSGSLQEVMANLDDYLATTQLGITIASLGLGWVGEPAVAALIDPVLAPILPANLVHLVAFAVGFSLITFLHVVFGELAPKTLAIAQTERLSLFLAPPMKLFYYVLYPGIVVFNGAANAFTRSLGVPPASETDETLGERELLRVLTQSGEGGDIDVAEVTMIERVFDLDDILVREVMVPRPDVVSVPADATLSDLHAVVLEAGHTRYPVLDAEEGDQAVGFVDVKDVLRAEVDNGDAERVDDLAREILVVPETMTIRDLLIQFREDRQQMAAVIDEWGVFEGIATVEDIVEALVGDLRDGFDLDEREPSIRRRDDEGYDIDGGVQLSKVNDTLAGDFESEEVETMGGLVLGHLNRAPELGDRVEVAGHVVEVTGVEGTRISTVWVHESETDDPAVE
- a CDS encoding HalOD1 output domain-containing protein translates to MGDTQDSYYEPAGGEELSTSVVTAVARAHDENVLEQQWRISEDINTDALDGLFNESNLKMSLQFEADSSMVTIVADQSGDPVIKVESHR
- a CDS encoding patatin-like phospholipase family protein, which produces MSEATGETADGEDTTNVAIACQGGGSHTAFTAGVLQQLLEEWDDEYELVGISGTSGGAYNALAAWYGIVTGDHETAVDILDAIWDDLAADSWSDKMLNQWVTGVSRLESTGFPLPSLSPYQIPGPEVGKEEITETLERHLDFDAIADLCTADAPELVVGTVNVNAGVFETFTNEDVTTDAVLASAAVPNLFEAVEINGHFHWDGLFSQNPPVDDLMAVPPERKPDELWVVQINPQEFEGEPTTIDVIADRRNELSGNISLNQELRFIGRVNEWVREGHLPADQFSTTEVHRIEMGERFHCSTKVDRDPAFLDELMTLGRERASAFLAERQSEAPGSR
- a CDS encoding SDR family oxidoreductase codes for the protein MTDDFDLSAPELTRDDLLVLEDPYFHDGTVAIVTGAASGIGRATAVGLAANGLTVVGADIDEDGLNETKAIADDLGASGPIHAVESDLTDDEDVAAVAETAAAEGDLRFVANIAGMQHIASIPEFPMEKYDLLTDIMLRSPFKMAQETMPYIRGTDDGHGAIANMSSVHGHYATKDKPAYITAKHGITGLTRAIAAEGDGTLRGFSVSVGYVLTPLMVNQIQDTAVERDISEQAVVEDVMLGQARTKEMMTPAEVANLFTFGFSSHAAHLNGADLLFDGGYTHTYE
- a CDS encoding NAD(P)H-hydrate epimerase; this translates as MSETFRTPGGDVPAVTAAEMREVDRVAVADVGVTLLQMMENAGRGLARAVRYATDGPVTVLAGNGGNGGGGLVCARHLANRGREVRVVTDRSPDELEGAAAHQHGILSAMDVPVTVGPDAVPASGPVVDALVGYGLTGPLGGTAAEMATALADDGPVVSLDVPSGVDATTGDAPGPHVRPDLTVTLALPKTGLTPDQYCLLLADIGLPAVVFRRAGIDYRNPFDGGLVTLQG
- a CDS encoding carboxymuconolactone decarboxylase family protein, with the protein product MTRVDLLDIDDIPEEYHYLFTDEYLGDRHIFRAWAHNPDVLEATLEYLNTLYDQLTPRRKELVILTVAWTRGARYEWHQHVDIAREKGVATDEMRAIGGGDFSAFPEAEFVLCQYAEAVATGEVTDQIHAALARHYDPSEIVAVGLLVDFYVGLCNYVASVELPFEGGEFVGWTPEDETVAELFG
- a CDS encoding sulfite exporter TauE/SafE family protein; translation: MRRRLVGGALVTVGVAVTAGTALGATGGGVPVPAGFPVDRFLAHWWVFPASIAFSTVALASGVSGALFFSPFFLLGVGLTPSQAIGAGLLTEVFGMGNGLRSYVKQRVVDFQTAKWLLVGAVPAVVVGAFAAHFVDPDVLKAIFGVGLLVLGGFLVYYDPAEECVPGECEGEYLRRKNTGRGTTTVEAADGETFTYDTCWRPPGVALSTVGAFVTGLISAGLPEIVTTQLVVRCRVPPRVAVATSVFVLAIAAAAGALVHALTATPVWYVVAWSIPGVLVGGTVGTRVGKYLPSDLMEVGLGIVFGLVGTLILVTEFVLA